In the genome of bacterium, the window TGCTCGCCTGAAGCAGGACCTGCACAAGGCGCACACGATCCTGGACGTCCAGGGAAAAGTTGCCGGGCTGCTGGGATTCAGCCTCGGCGACGGGAAGGACTGTTGATGGCTGCTCAAGAGCTGGCCCGCCAGGTCGGCGTGGTGCCGGCCTGCGGGGCGCTGGGCGTGTCGCGGGCCACATTCTACCGTCGCACGAGGCCGGCTCCCGGGCACCAGCAGCCCCGTCCTACGCCTGCCCGGGCACTGTGTGAATCCGAGCGCGAACGCGTCGTTGAGCTGCTCGCCTCACCACGCTTCGTCGATCGATCACCTGCCGAAGTGTTCGCCACGCTGCTCGACGAAGGCGAGTACCTCTGCTCTGAGCGCACCATGTATCGAGTGCTGGCCCAGAGCCAGTCGGTGCGAGAGCGCCGCAATCAGTGCCAGCATCCGCAATATGCCAAGCCCGAGCTCATGGCGACAGCTCCCAATCAAGTGTGGTCGTGGGACATCACCAAGCTGCTGGGACCAAAGAAGTGGAGCTACTTCTATCTCTACGTTCTGCTCGACATTTTCAGCCGCTACGCCGTGGGCTGGATGGTGGCCGAGCGAGAGAACGCGGCTCTGGCTGGACAGCTGATCGACGAAACCTGCCGCAAGCAAGGC includes:
- a CDS encoding IS3 family transposase, with product MAAQELARQVGVVPACGALGVSRATFYRRTRPAPGHQQPRPTPARALCESERERVVELLASPRFVDRSPAEVFATLLDEGEYLCSERTMYRVLAQSQSVRERRNQCQHPQYAKPELMATAPNQVWSWDITKLLGPKKWSYFYLYVLLDIFSRYAVGWMVAERENAALAGQLIDETCRKQGVEPEALTLHSDRGAPMTSKGTAQLLADLGVTRSLSRPQVSDDNPFSEAQFKTLKYHPGFPSRFPNIEQAKAFCRSFFPWYNGEHRHGGIAMLTPDDVHHGRAQAVLTHRQRTLEAAWAAHPERFVRGVPKPSPLPEAVWINPPKPENTGDIAQ